Below is a genomic region from Brassica oleracea var. oleracea cultivar TO1000 chromosome C9, BOL, whole genome shotgun sequence.
AGCTTTGATTTATATTTGATCCTATGGATTTTTTTAAATATTTTCTTTGCAATTTTTATGACCAGTTAAACTATCTAATAGATTGGATTTCAGGTTCACTTGTAATTAGACTTTTATTACATTGTTAATGATATTTACATTTCTAGAAAATAAAAGCTTGAAGTTGTGGAAAACAACGTTCTCATAACGTAGGAAAACAGAATATTCCATTTATTTTCTGTCGATGAATTTGGACTTTTTTTTTGTCACTGATGAATTTAGACTCTACAAAGTACAAAGTATAAAGTAAGAAGATAATTATTCGAATTAATTTATTTTCAATTCAGGAAATAATATATATATATATATTGGACTGGAAAGCTATTCTTGTTCATTTAAAGTAACCATGGCACAACTAGAGAATATCCAGCAGCATATGCTATTGGTCTTTATATACACATGCATTTTATTCATGGCAATTTTATTACTTAGTTACAAAACAACTGAAAAGTATGGAAATTAATCTTGAAATCTAATCAATGGATCTTTTTAGATTTTTTCTTTTAGTTTAATTGATCCGAACCAAACTATAAGCTATATTACAAAAATGAATTAGAAAATCAAACCAGAATATATAAAAATAGATTTATTTTTAATTTTCTAAATTGAGTCCTATATAAGAACTAAGCACAATCAAATCAAATTGAACCACACCACAAACGTTTTGACTAAAAGTTAAATAAACCTCTTTAAATATATATACTATTAAAACAAAAGTCATGACTTAATTCATGTGTGATTTTTTTAATTTGAACCACCCTTAGAAAGTTGTTTAAATTATTTTTTTGTATAAATATTTCAGCTGTTTGAATATTCTATAACAAACAAATCAAATAGATATTCTTATATTTTCTCTCAAATTGTATCTGAATAAAAATCTTTTCATGTCCTTTTTACAATATAAAATATATTTCATTTTTCATTAAAATAAAGCTTTTCAATATTCAATCAATTTCGTATTTGTTTAAAATAAATGTATATTTCATTTTTCACTTAAACAAAAATTTAATTTTTTTAGTTAATTTCGTTTTATTTGAAAATTAAATATATATTTCATTTTAACTAAAAAAAACTTTTGAAATATCTAATTAATTTTTGTAATTATAACTAATCTCATGTACAATATTTTACTAAATTTACGATACTAATTTAATATAATAATTTTCAATTAAATTTTTGATCCTTAATCAATAAGATTTTTCAATTTACAATTTTATATCACGTGATTTAATATGCTATCACTGAAAATTCAAAACATATAAATTAAGTTAATGTATGTGAATTATAAATTTGTTGTGTTTTAAAATGTTATATTAAAATTTTTTTAATATGTTAAATATTATAGTTAGCCATGTAAAATAAATAATTATGTGTATAAAAATGAAAATAATCACCCGCACGGTTGTGCGGATCGAGATCTAGTATATAATTAAAACAAATTTCGTAGAACCTGATCCGAAACCAAAACTGTATTAAATAAAATCGAATAATTAAATGTCGAAACCTGACCAAATTAAAACCACCACCTTGTAGTTAATTAATTTCAATACAAATTCGAAGTAATTTTCAAAATTTGTCACCTTTCGTATTCTTTTTTTTTTATTCTCACCTCATTTGTTCTGATAAAAAGCTGCAAAAACAGATTTCCAGCATTATAAAACACATAGCAGAAAAAATCTGATATTCCTTGTCGAGAATTCCTTATCACACACACACACACACACACACATATATATATATATATAAACACGACTTCATGGATCTATAGAAATGAAGATTAACATGTAAGCTCACTAGTTCCAGGGCTTCTCTCTATTGGCAGGTCCCTTATTTTCACACACATACACGCACACATATACGCCCACACATACACATATATTCATGTTATATCAAAAGTCAAAAATGATCTGCCAAAGGAGAGTTGCCCTGCAACTAGTTTTAGCTTAGTTACACTGATGATAAAGGGGAAACCAAAGGTATACTCTCTTTTTTTCTTCGAACATATAATATTTGCAATATTTTTTATCAATCCATTTCAATAGACAAAGTGTGTTGATATATATAAATCTCAGTTAGTGTATAATTTTGTGTTAGAACAAGCTAGCAATTTATTAACAAGTAGATATCTTTTAACATGATCTAATTAATCATTTATAGTTCATTGCATTCTTTTCTTTTTGTCTCATATTATGAAACTTAGAGACTAAGAAGTTATACATATACATAAGTGAAATTTAGATTTGTAATTGTCACTAAAACTGACATGGTATACATATCACATGATGCTCAAACACATCCAAACACATCATAATTATTATTTAGGTTTTTATAACAAATCTTAGAATGTTTTTCTTTTGTTTTATTTTCATATTTATTGTGTAAAAACTTTTATGATTGAATGTGATATATTGGGAGATGTGGTTTTGCTTTCAATTTTTAACTGAATAGTATGTAAAGTTTTATTACCTTGACTGAAGAAGGGTTGGTCAGTTTTAGTGGAAGCACCATAATTTACTGGTTAAGGTTTAAAGGTTTCTACACCCATGTCTGGGGTTCGATTCCCAGACTATGCAATTTCTTGCAGATTATATGATGCAGAGCTTATTGGAAGTTCCATAGTACTGTAGGCAGAACCGTTCGTTGTGGTCGTTTGCTGCAGAGATATCCAGTCCATCGAAGACGTCGTACATGCAGAACCGTCCGTCGATCCAAGTGTTTCGAGGAGAGCTTTATCGTGGAATCCTTATCCGTAGAGCTGTTCATCAATATTGCATATGTTGCAGGTAGTTGATCATCATATCTAATAGAATTAGAGATTATATGATGATGTAATGTGTTACCCAGTGTTAAAAAAAAAAATTGGTAACTTGGTAATATATTTTTGTTGTTAGTATACCTCATTAGGTAGTTGTTTTTTTTAATTTGTTAATTTGATATTTGTCGTTGTGATTAGTAACCTCTACATGAGCTACCATTGTAAATTGTAATGCGCATACAAAAAGAAAACTGAAGCACAAGTGAGGCTTAATTACCTGCAAGATCTAAAACAAAGCTTCCTGATACGTTTTATTATTTCATTCTTCTCACCGAAAATTAGTAGCTAGTTAAAATAATTTAACAAGATGATTAGTTTTGTAGCTTTCTGCCTTTAATTTGTGTTCTTTGTTAAATCAGATACATTAATTTGCAAAGATATCAAAGTATAAATTCAATATATACACTAAAGGGCCACATAAAAAGGCTTTAAAAGCTCAAATCCAAGGTTCTTAAGACTTTAGATCTCATGCATCTCATGCCAATAATAGGCAGTCAGACCGAGAAACCTTGATTATCAATATTCTGCCGTTTTCTTTCTTCAAGTTATTTTGTAGAACTATGTGATTTGTTATTCGATATGTTATTTCGATGAAACATTATGATCCAATTATACAAAGTGAAAGGAAGAATGGTTGAATCCACATGAAAACTGTATGAAAGAAAATGGAAGATATGCAGGCTGTTGTGCTTTTAGCCTTTAATTTTTAGTGCCCTTTTTTCTTCATTCTAACCTTCCTGCGAAATTAACCAGCATGTGAACTCCTGTGTTTTCTTTTTTATCCTCTTTAACTCCCACAGTCAAGATCAATTTCGAAATACGACAAGTCGACAAGGAAGATTTCATATGCAAGAAGCTTAGTCAAATTTGCCGAATGCTGGAATCAAGTGAATCCCAAAGTGCACAATCAACCTAAAAGACAAAGAAAAATGGAAAAACCAAGAGAAGATGTTCAACTGATTTTGGGTTGTACAGCAAATGATCAAGTCTCTCATATTGATACATAAACACATATAAGTGGTGTGGTCATCATTCCTTTACGTTCCTTGCCTTGCAAGATACCTTATTACAAGTTATTTTTTTTCTTGCACACAAATGATTTTTGTGTTCAGTAAGAAGACAAGATCATAAATATCTGTAGCTTTTTTATCTATCTTATTTTTCGGATAACTGCCAGAGCTAGCTATTTGAGCTGCACTGTTAATATAATCTTCCATGACTGATAAGAGGAGAAACTATAATTGGGAATCAACAGAGTGAAGAAAAATACATAAAAGAATAGCAGATAAATTTTGCAAGTCTCTTACAATATCGAACTAGCTGTTTGGACGAATGGTGAGGCATAAAGAATTAGCGAGAAGATATGTACATAGATAGTACTTCATAAAATGTTAAGAAATACAGCCAACAACTTTGATTCCGAAACATGTTGGGAACATGTATACCTCGTCTCTCTATGCTGCTTTAGCTTCCTTGATCCACAACAAAAACCGTAATTAAGATGGTAAATAAATATTCCATCAACTCTTGAATTCTTTTTCAAGTTTCAAAAATCCTAACAATCAATCGTTCTTGATCTTGAAAATTGCTGCCGACGAAGCTAGTGGTAATGCTCTGATTAACAAATGCTTTAAATTAACAATATCAAAGAAAAATAACGGTTGCTTACCGATGATTGATTAACAAAGATAAGTTTAAATTATTTTTGAATTAAAGGAAAATTCAAATGATACATTTTTATTTGTAACAAAAGGTTCATTTAAACAAACAATACAACAACATTGGGATAATAAAACAAGAAAATACAAAAACAAAACACACAACAACTTTCTTTTGGTTTGATAATTGTTTTTAGTGTTTAAGAACCGTTACCTTAACAAAGAACACCTTCGGCAGCATCTTAAGCTTTAACTCCAGTCTTCTTGTTCGGCTCAAACACAAACTTGATGAGAGATTCTTTGATAGACAACATCTCAGGGAACTCAGTCTTCAACTTAGTGGCATCAAGCTCGTTGTTACTCCTTGGAGCCACAATCACTTTAGCTTGTTCCTCCAATGTGAAGTTCTTCCAAGTGAAGCTCGGGTCAATGTACTCTCTGTACATCTCCAAAATCTCGTTGTGGCTCACAACACCCGGGTTTGTGAAGTTGTAGATCCCGGTTAAGTTCCTCTTTGCCATCTCGATCGAAATGGGTAGGAGCTCGTCGAGGATGGTCATGGAGTTTGGGATGTCAACGACTTTCTCATATCGAGCAATCTTGGTGATGAAGTTTCTAGGGTTTGATAGATCCGAAGAGATAGGCATCCGCACTCTGAGCGTGCATACGTTTTCATAGTTCTTGAGCAGCTCCTCCACCTATTATTGCATTTCAAGAAGTTAGCTATGAATCTATGAAACTAATCTCAAAGAATATAAAACGTTGAACTAATCTATATTTTATCTGGAAAAAGCTAATGCAAGATATAAGATCTATGCAATCAAGCGTACTAGAACTCAGTTAGCGAAATCTTAGATTTTTGGGGATCAGAGAGTAACTATATAAAGAATCGGATCAACTCTGAAGCAATTGAATAATAAAGGGATTGAACATGTGAATAAGAAAAACTGAAGAAACTCTCACGAATCTAAGCCATTGAACTAATCTACATCCTATCTGAACTAATTCAAGATCTAAGACTTAACCAATCACGCTTATTAGAACCGATCAGCAATTTTTTTTGGATCAGAGAGTAACTAAATAAAGAATCAGACAAATCAGAAGTAATTACATAGTTAGGGGACTGCAAATGTGAATAACGAAACTCTCATGAATCTGGAACATTGAACTACACTACTAACACCTACATTTCATCTTCTATCAGTTTTGGGCCTAACTGCACGTTTTAAAACTTATTTAATCACACGAATTGGATCATAAATAGCTAAAATAAAGAAAGAGATCCAATCTGAAAACTTTCTTAAATAAAGGGATCGAAACTGCAAATATCAAAGAGAAACACTCACCATAGCTTTGGTCTTAGAGTAGAAAGACCCAGTGAAGTTAGGAGTATCCTCCTCCTTGAATCCGACACCCGACCCGAGAGGATGACCCGAATCGTACTCGAATATGCAGCCGGTGGCGTAATTGATCAGAACGAGTCCTTTCTCTCTGCAAATGTCGGCGAGAGTCAAGGTCCCGGCGACATTCGTACGGATGGTCTCGACCTTGTGGGACTCGCACCAGTCGACGTTGGGACGCCCGGTGACTCCGGCGGCGTTGAAGACGTGGCTAGGCTTCACGGTTTCGATGTCGTCGACGATGGATTGGCGATCTTGAAGCCGACCGGATCCGTAAGTGTAGGAGATTCCCTGAGCTTCGCAGAGTTTGCCAAGAAGTCCGCCGATCCATCCGGTTCGACCGTAGATTAGGAAGTTGAAGGACGCGTTTGCCTCAGCACCCATTCTTTTTTGTCGGTGATCGGAGATTTTGCCGGGGAGAAGGAGAAGGAGAGAGAGAGAGAGATTGGATCTGAAATGGTTTTGTGTTCGCTAATGTTCTTTTTATCCTATGTTCCGGAGTTAACTAACATATTTAGTTTTACAGCCCTAGATTTTGGTTTTTTGATATTTACAACCCCGATAAATTAAACATTTACCAACTTTAATCTTATTATTATTATTTTTTTTTTTAACAAACCAACTTTAATCTTATTAAGTTAACAAATTAATAAGATAAAAAGAATCGTATAGCACGTTGAACACGTGGCTAGGTGGTGCTGACGGAAAATGTATCAGGGTGTTGTTTCACTTTTCTGGTAAATATGAGGGTGTGTAGAGATAATTTTCAAGATCTTTATGTTGTGTGTTAAATTTAAAATTATTATTCGTAAAAGTTGATTTATTTTTAGAATATTGTATTGTATTGTTGTCCCTTATTTTAGACAGATCTGTGAGGTCGGTGGGACGTGAGAAAATTGTTAATTAACACAAAGGAGATTCCACTGCATTGGAGGTCTACATTTCAAATATTAAACGACCATTAATCTTAACTAATATTTTGGGGTGAAAAACTAATAATCTCGTTTTGTATTTTGTATAAAATGTAATTTTACTTTTAACTGTCAAAAGCATAGTTTTTTTTTTGTCACAAAAGCAGGGTTTTTTTTATTTGATTCTAAAATCACGGAAGATAATCTAACTCTTAATTGTTAAAAATGTATTCTAAAACATTTTTTGTTTTAAAAAATGTTTTGATTCTGATCCATGTTCGGTGGTACGCTCAGCACCAGACTGAATATCTCTTGTAGTCATTTTTTTTTTATAATCTGCATAAATTCAATTTTTTTAGGGTTTAAACCTGAGACCTCTTAGTATATAAATATTAATAAACTCTTAGTCACACCGATGAACTAATGTGACCTTCACCGAACTTTTGAAGTTGAAATATAAAAATAAATATGTTCAAATATAAATTATTTTTTATTTATAAATAAAAAGTATTATATTAAAAATTATTGATGGCATAGGAAAACTCCTACGATACATTAAATATTCAAATCGTTTGATTTGCTTGAATAAATTGCTAACTAGGTAATAAAATTCGTCAATGAATTGGCAACCACTGATTTACAGTAGTATTTGAGAAATTATAGAAACCTTTCCAATTTTAGAAAATAATACCATATATGGTGGTTGACAAAAAAAATACCATATATGCAGAGATAATTAATACGACATAATA
It encodes:
- the LOC106312864 gene encoding bifunctional dTDP-4-dehydrorhamnose 3,5-epimerase/dTDP-4-dehydrorhamnose reductase translates to MGAEANASFNFLIYGRTGWIGGLLGKLCEAQGISYTYGSGRLQDRQSIVDDIETVKPSHVFNAAGVTGRPNVDWCESHKVETIRTNVAGTLTLADICREKGLVLINYATGCIFEYDSGHPLGSGVGFKEEDTPNFTGSFYSKTKAMVEELLKNYENVCTLRVRMPISSDLSNPRNFITKIARYEKVVDIPNSMTILDELLPISIEMAKRNLTGIYNFTNPGVVSHNEILEMYREYIDPSFTWKNFTLEEQAKVIVAPRSNNELDATKLKTEFPEMLSIKESLIKFVFEPNKKTGVKA